The sequence TACCCGCAGGTTTTATTTATGCGTTTCTTTCCGGATTAATTGGCAGTACCGGCCCCTTACTCAATCCGTTTTACTTGCATTACGGTTTAGAAAGAGGGGAAATGATTGGGACAAAATCCGCTCATGTTTTAGTAGTCCATCTGGTTAAGATTATCGCTTATAGTGCCTTTGGTGTGATCTCTTTACCGATTGTTGCTTACGGTTTATTAATTGGCATTGGCGCATTTCCAGGCAATTGGTTAGGACAAAAAGTGTTAGACCGAATGGAAGATCAGCAATTCCGTCAAATCGCGATCGCGTTTGTTTTGATTAGTGGCATCATGTTAGTTTGGGATCAAAGACAAATCTTTAGTTTTATTTAATATAGCACTTCCAAATCTCATGAGGTACATTCTAAATTTTGGTTCTTTGTTCTTTGTTCTTCGTTCTTTGTTGGTTGTTAATCAATGAACCGCGAACCATGAACCATGAACATCCACCGACTCGCTTTGTACCTCAACCAACTAGGAAACGCTATATTTAATAGTTTAGGTTAATAAATAATGTTATCAAAAATAGCTGTCAATTTAGAAAAAAACTCTTATCAAATCGCGATCGCGCCGAATCTTTTAAGTAAAATTGGAGAGTATTTAAAACGCCTCGATATTGGCAATAAAATCGTTGTGGTTTCTAACTCAATGATTTTCGATGAATATGGAAACCAACTGATTGAGGCTTTAAAGTCGGCTGGTTTTTCGGTTTCTTATCATATTGTTCCTGCGGGAGAACGTCACAAAACCTTGCTTTCCGTGCAGAAAATTTATGATACCGCTTTAGAAAACTATTTAGAACGTTCCTCCACTTTTATTGCGTTAGGGGGAGGCGTTATTGGCGATATGACGGGGTTTGCTGCTGCCACCTGGTTAAGAGGCATTAATGTTATTCAAGTTCCTACATCTTTATTAGCGATGGTTGATGCAGCGATCGGTGGGAAAACAGGAGTCAATCATCCCCAAGGAAAAAACTTAATTGGGGCATTTCATCAACCGAAATTTGTATTAATTGATCCAGATGTTTTAAAAACCCTTCCTTCCCGAGAATTTCGCGCGGGAATGGCAGAAGTGATTAAATATGGCGTAATTTGGGATCAAGATTTATTCCAACAATTGGAAGCAGCAGAACGCCTTGATGAACTAGATTATTTAAGTCTAGAATTACTGCAAACGATTCTTACCCATTCCTGTCAAGCAAAAGCCGATGTCGTCAGTCAAGATGAAAAAGAAGGGGGAATTCGTGCCATATTAAACTACGGTCATACCGTGGGTCATGCCATTGAAAGTTTAACTGGATATCGTTTAGTGAATCATGGCGAAGCCGTTGCCATTGGTATGGTTGTTGCGGGAAAAATTGCAGTCAAAATGGGCTATTGGTCAGAGGAAGAAAGTCAGCGTCAAGACGAATTAATTACCAAAGCAGGACTCCCGAAAACAGTTCCCCATATGCTGGCAATTGAAGATATTTTAGAAACCTTGAAAAGCGATAAAAAAGTTAAAGCAGGGAAAGTTCGCTTTGTGTTACCAGAAAGTATTGGAAAAATAACCATTACTGATCAAGTTCCACCAG comes from Halothece sp. PCC 7418 and encodes:
- the aroB gene encoding 3-dehydroquinate synthase produces the protein MLSKIAVNLEKNSYQIAIAPNLLSKIGEYLKRLDIGNKIVVVSNSMIFDEYGNQLIEALKSAGFSVSYHIVPAGERHKTLLSVQKIYDTALENYLERSSTFIALGGGVIGDMTGFAAATWLRGINVIQVPTSLLAMVDAAIGGKTGVNHPQGKNLIGAFHQPKFVLIDPDVLKTLPSREFRAGMAEVIKYGVIWDQDLFQQLEAAERLDELDYLSLELLQTILTHSCQAKADVVSQDEKEGGIRAILNYGHTVGHAIESLTGYRLVNHGEAVAIGMVVAGKIAVKMGYWSEEESQRQDELITKAGLPKTVPHMLAIEDILETLKSDKKVKAGKVRFVLPESIGKITITDQVPPEIVGEVVKECQEKG